From Cyclobacteriaceae bacterium, a single genomic window includes:
- a CDS encoding FtsX-like permease family protein, whose product MPPRILANLEIAANAVVTNKVRSLLTALGIIFGVAAVIAMLAIGNGAQEEILNQIKLVGVNNIVIKPIIEQKEEKIDEHPGKKEKKKFSPGLTIRDLNSIKTTIPGITRSSPEIILNSYVIRDGVRRSAKLVGVEPSYFEIYDFRIALGQMFTPEQLRLGAPVCIIGSAVKSRFFPTEDAMGKSIKVGQHWLTVVGVMDERLVSKSSISKLGIRDFNMDVYTPLQSVLIRYVNRDLITAEEIRKSAMRSAGNISSTDVEQAEERKNYHQLDRLVIQVEETAKMQPIAEIISRMLSRKHYEVVDFEIEIPELLLKQQQRTNDIFNYVLGAIAGISLLVGGIGIMNIMLASVLERIKEIGLRLSIGAQKNDVIQQFLFEAMMISVSGGIIGVILGIVMAYVVSAFANIPTIISFASIVLSFGVAATVGLIFGIAPARRAAQQDPIASLRYE is encoded by the coding sequence ATTCCACCTCGCATCCTCGCGAATCTGGAGATTGCTGCAAATGCAGTGGTCACCAATAAGGTAAGGTCCTTGCTTACCGCACTGGGTATCATCTTTGGTGTGGCTGCCGTAATTGCGATGCTGGCCATTGGTAACGGAGCTCAGGAAGAAATCCTGAATCAGATCAAGCTGGTGGGGGTCAACAATATTGTGATCAAGCCTATCATTGAGCAAAAAGAAGAAAAGATCGATGAGCATCCTGGAAAAAAAGAAAAGAAGAAATTCTCCCCCGGTCTTACGATCCGTGATCTTAATAGTATCAAGACGACCATTCCTGGTATTACCAGAAGCAGTCCTGAGATCATTCTCAATTCATACGTGATCAGAGATGGAGTTCGGAGATCTGCCAAGCTGGTGGGAGTAGAGCCATCCTATTTTGAAATTTATGATTTCCGCATAGCACTGGGGCAGATGTTTACACCAGAGCAACTTCGATTAGGAGCGCCGGTATGCATTATTGGTTCTGCCGTCAAGAGCAGATTTTTTCCTACGGAAGATGCCATGGGAAAAAGTATTAAGGTCGGGCAGCATTGGCTGACCGTAGTCGGTGTGATGGACGAGCGACTGGTTTCAAAGTCAAGTATCAGCAAGCTCGGCATTCGTGATTTTAATATGGATGTTTATACGCCGTTGCAGAGTGTTTTGATCCGGTATGTCAATCGTGATCTGATCACGGCAGAAGAGATCAGAAAGTCTGCTATGCGCAGCGCTGGAAATATTTCATCCACCGATGTAGAGCAGGCAGAGGAAAGAAAAAATTATCATCAGCTGGATCGATTAGTGATTCAGGTTGAAGAAACTGCGAAGATGCAGCCCATTGCGGAGATTATTTCACGCATGCTTTCGCGCAAGCACTATGAAGTCGTGGATTTTGAAATTGAAATTCCTGAACTATTGCTAAAACAGCAGCAGCGCACAAACGATATCTTTAATTATGTGTTGGGTGCCATTGCCGGAATATCGCTTTTGGTGGGCGGTATTGGTATTATGAATATCATGCTTGCTTCTGTACTGGAGCGTATTAAGGAAATTGGTTTACGTCTGTCGATCGGAGCTCAGAAAAATGATGTGATCCAGCAATTTTTATTTGAAGCGATGATGATCAGTGTTTCTGGTGGCATCATAGGTGTGATTCTGGGAATCGTTATGGCTTACGTGGTATCAGCTTTCGCAAATATTCCCACGATCATCAGTTTTGCTTCCATCGTTCTGTCCTTTGGTGTGGCAGCAACGGTTGGATTGATTTTTGGAATTGCTCCCGCGCGTCGGGCTGCTCAACAAGACCCCATAGCCTCACTGCGATATGAATAG